TGGCTTTAACTGATTCTAGGAGAGGCCACAGAGCTGTCTAAGCAGTCTTCCTGCTGACTGGATGTTGACAAGAGGAAATGCTGTTTTTAGCCTTTATCTAATCAGTAAGGTTGGGTAACACATTCTGCGGTTTACGGCTACCTGCACGACTTGGGACTTGggaaaaaatgctaaatgtgCATTTCTATATCAAGGTGGGACTGAGATATGTGACAGCAGAACTGCCCTGACAATCCATGatattttgtagtcatttggattgttttattcaaatcacattttggaaataaaaagggGTTCATTTTAAGTCACTTTACTACtcttatctttttaaaaagacagtaaaattaaaagtgttttgaaatgccaACATTTTAGAGGTCTCAGAAATGACCTAACAGCATGCGCACAGTTACTGTACTCAAAACACATTCTCAAATGACTCACAACATCTTCCAAAGAGGAACAGTGGTCACAAGCTGACCCTTATGACTGAAAGACACTGGACAAGCGACATCTTATTAGCAAAACTAAAAACCATGGCACCACAAATTAATATGGAGTACTAGTACTGAGAAGAATCAAACACTTCTACTACAATGTCTAAAATCTTATACAAACAATATAGGCTTCACAACCATTCTGCTAAGTGTTCCTGTTACTTCGTCCCCCACCCCCCATAGATTAATCAAGGCAGGTGGTAACATAAAAGTCAATAACgctttttatgtttattttatgaaaGCCCGGGAAGCAACATCGACCCATTTCAGGTCGTCTGTGTTGATATTCTACACattgtgtatgtactgtattgcCTTctatgtatactttattaatttatCTTACAGCGGTTTATCTTttatattgttctttttatatTGTTCTCCTGGACTAGGCTCTGCGCTGCTGCTGGCTAATGTGGGCAAAGCTGCTTTGTTGTATGTATCATAGCTACAGGTTATAACGGTTTCTTTTTATGAATGACAAATAGATTACCAACGCCTGCTGGCGTGGAGTTATTTCTTGTCACGCAGGCGCAGATTGTACGCGCTTGTTGGCCGTCGACTGTAGTCTTTgcggtgtgttcaagtgcaacTTTTTGGCCCAGACACAGGCAATGTGAGGAGACGCGAGGTTACGCCACAGTCTGCCTTCATTGCCACTAGTTCTATTCCGCCTGCTTGGTGTGAGCACCATTTACACATCGAAAACAGTGATGCAATCGACTTTGCACTTTCAGCCTCTTCTGTAGCAACTTTCTGCTATGTGTCACATTTCCTTCAACCTATGAACAGTACCGGTGTTCTTTCCCTCAACAGAGGAGTACTGTGTGTCTATTGTTGTAGAAAATTCCAGCCAACAACagtaaagtcatttaaaaataagagATGCAGCTTCACAATGATTAAGCAAAAGCTTTAGATAAACTGGGCTGGCCTAACCTATGAAAGTCACACATCACACTGTCCTAATATGTTTggaacatttgtaaaaaatgaagTGGTCAATCATGCCCTCCTTTGACTCCTCACTGTTAACTTGTAGTAGCTCGTTTAGCACCTGCAGTGTTGAGTGTCACAGGCTTCAGAACAAACCGGGATTCTGTTATTTGCTAGTTATTTAAGTTAGCAAATTCTTGTTTATTCATTACTCATTAGAACAGCAAAAAATGTTAATATCAAACAATTCAGTCATGCTAGCTTAAATTTTAAGgaggtgatggcgcagtggatgtgagacatgcctttggtgtgggagatctgggttcaattcccactgcgatacttCAACCAATgcgtccctgagcaagacatttaACCCCTAGTAACCCCTAGGCATGAggcctctgacatatatagcaattgtaagtctctttggataaaagcatctgctaaatgacatgtaaagtaatgttactctctaactgggacattttgggacctATTGGCGGGGATTTGCCATGGACAAAATTCACATGGTGATGGTAAGACACTGGTTGCGTTTAACCATGTATATCCAGCTAATTTATATAGCTCACGTTATTGTACTGTGGGAACCATTAACTTCACTTAATATTGTTATGTGGCATTTGCTTtgtggggtgcaaatgttccacctaaaTAGGTTCCTTCCGGAAGCCATGTTAGAAAGAGCCACGCTCGCTGCCTCCAAAGCTTCGCGCTgcccaagaccattgtgatgggttaaaagaaatgcaaacaaccgcGGACTGTTTTTTCTCCTAGCCAGTAGTTATACTCCTATTGCCAGAACTCAGTGCTGTGGAGAccggtctggcaatgcgagactaagcatcataaaactcaaaataatgtcaacatgtttttaCTATGGTCTCtatcaaagaaaatgtattgaacAGAGATTTAACCCCAGGACACCCATCTACCTACATCTGCGTAGGATGGTGATTGGAGCAATGTTGAGATGGGAGCTACTGCTTGTAACATGAGGGTGAGTGACTGTGTTACTCTGACCATGAGATCCTGAAGGTATGATGCTGGGTTCTGTTGCAGCTCCCCTACCAGAGCTTGGCTTGTTGACTGTGTTCTGGATATCTAGGAACTTTAGCGTCTTGATATCCATGGCACTAGAAgaccaaacaaatgaaaactgcATTAAACAGGGCCCTGTACTTTAgacattcatttttatcttggaatgccaaaacaaaaaaagcattgagACATAGCCTGTTGACCTTATTGGGTGGGAAAATCCATTAACAATTaaagtgcttgtgtttttgctttttttctgaatcaCAAACACACTAGGTGATAGACAGTGCAGACTGTTTTCATCCTTGTAGGTGCAGTAGATTAGAAAGAAAATGGTCAAAAGCACTTCTAATGATATTAATTAGACTACTGATGTTGTAAAGCCTTCAATATTACCTAAGGTGCATTGGTTAAATCTGTTGATGAcaacaggaaaaacaagaacatgtgTCAGCATCCTTCTTCTTTCTTACCTGAAAGTGACCTCAGGAAGAGGACATCTGATCCCATTGTGATAGGGCTGTCTCAGCGAGATGGTCTGGCTGGCGTGATCAACAGATGACACCTCTCCCTGATAAACTCCTAATGTCACCCCACAGTTTATAGACACAACACTACCCACCCAGTCTGTGGCCATTCTGTTCACTGCGATCCTATGgttcaaaaacaaagagaaatgatAATCAACCTACAGTACAGCAACTCAATTACTTGTAGCCAGGACTGTAGCTACAACTGAGGACAGTAATATTAGGGTTTTAGCAACCTGCGAGGAGTTACATTCATCAAACATACACATTGTATAGACTGATTCATGTATTTTAGAGTGAATATGTTACaattgggaggggggggggattatttttgcaacaaatgttttaaaacccAGTAAGGTTATGAAGACATTATAGAAATGGACATGACCCATGTGTGTCTGTTCTATTCTGTAATACATCATTGGCCtcattcagttttattaaataaaacatgactgtTGACAGAACTTCTGTGGCTCAGCTCATGCACTCTGACCGATGCCCCATGACGAGGGCAACAAACCTCAAAAACTGAACCCACCTTTACACAATCAAGTAAAAGGTTAACAAGGCAACTTATCTCCGAGTGGTCTTTAACTTCTCAATGGGAGCAGCAGTAGACTTCGGTATCTTCGGTCCACTAACTTTATGCAGCAcctgtatttaattaaaatagctCCACGCTGCTCCCCTGCAACGTAATTCGTAGATAATTTAACTTACTTCCATCCGTAAAGAGACTACGGCGATTTAATcatgaattacattttaaactggGATAACGAACTGACGTTTTAAGTGACTTGGGATGCTGCGTATTAAAAATATAGCTCTTTATTTGTGTCTAACTTACGTTACCGAAGTTTGTGCAAATATGAGCTATAACGTGACCGCTATTTAAAAGAACCTCCGAGGTAGAGTTAACTTTTAAAAACCCGGGGAGGTAACCTGAAATAGCATCCATATGAGGGCAGTGTTCAgagaaatgtatgaaaaatcACAACATTACCAGTAAGttgagctagctagctggacagctaacattagcttcgCTTATGTCCGCACTGTTTGCTTTTTATCAAAGCGGACTGCCGCAAACTTGTGGCGAGTGCTTACTTTTTTGAATATGCTACTTCACCGGAGTGTATTCAGTGTCTAAcggatatatatataaatatgtatgtatgtacctTGTCGATAAATCTGTAGCGTGGTGCCAAGAAAAGCCAAAGGTCCAGCTGTTGGCTGTGCCGTTTTCCGGGTTGATGCGTAACGTAACTTCCTTTATTTTCCACGtggttttgttgtgattttattttctccctCTAAAATTCGGCATATTCTGACATGGTTTTAACACATAGGCTAATCGGCTTATTTATATGATTGTGTGTGGGTGAATTAGTTTTCATTTAGATCAAGCAAACAATAGGAACAAGatcattaaaacatgttttatttgtgatgATGCTTCATCACatataggggtgggaatcaccacaCGCCTCCAGATACAAATCATCACAATACTTCttccacgatacaatattattgcgattttaaacgtTTTGCAATATACTGCgataaattgtaatttattaccttttttcaaacttcaaatttttcccaatttcaaacgATGTctccaaaagaaaactttgtaaacatctgttttgtgtaaaaaaaaaagatacatttctctgtatgttcatttcacttcaattgtattgctgcaaaatgggattgtcaagcagacaaactgaccaacacatatataataaaagatcgatacacCTGTTTATCGATACaatattgccactgaaaatatcgcaatactatgctgtattgatttttttccccaccagtAATCAAATACCCTTACATGTTATACAATCATTGATACATTATTCACAAAATGGTATGATAATATATTCCAAAAATCACTGGAATTCTTTAGGTGTCCTGATATTTCGTGTAGATGCAGAGcaaaactactgtattttacCTCAACCAATACAAACGCTATACGcacataaaaaatgactttttttaaaaaaaatacaaagaactTGATTTACacacaatatcacattttgGGATACAAATATAGCTTCAGTGTCTTGCATCCACATCATAATGGAATCAAAATAATTAGCTTATAGTGTAAAAGGTATAAGGTCATTTTTTAGGTTGCAGTGGCCTGAACAGTAATGCCTATCCATTAAAACATACTGCGTGTCCCAAAGATGAACAAGGCCACTTCTCTGAGTGTTTTCCAACTTCTCAATGGGAGCAGTTTAGTTTACAACACAGGAGAACCAGGTATCTTCTTCACTTCACTGGAGGCACAAACCATGTGCAGGAATATCTCTTAGACAACCGAAAACATGAAAGAGATCCTGTATGCACACACCTAGATATTGCTGACAATCTGCAACAAGTGCATTTTACTTATTTGCTTCAATGCCATAAGCTCTATTGATCAAATTCAGCACCCGGTGCCTTACATTCTGAGAAAGATGCTTCTTTCACTGACTGTTATCATGACTGTGACCATTACAGAGTTAGAGTCAACTAATACCACATAATGTAATTCATTGTACATTAGAAATAGCTTCATTCCTCATTCCTCACTCGCATTGTGGCTCTCAGGTGGCAGCGCTTGTGCTTCATCGTGAGACCGTATTCTGGGGTCATGTCCAGCGGCTCTCCAGGCATTGCGTGGAAGCGCAGTTTCTGCACAAGGATTGCCAAGAAGAGATAGACTTCATTTCGTGCAATGACCTCACCGATGCAGCGCCGCTTTCCCAGGCCAAACATCATCACCTTCTCGCCCTCTATCTTGTTGACCTCAGTGCCATCAGTGTCTAGAAAGCGGTCTGGGTTGAAAGAAGACGGCTCTTTCCACAGCTCACTGAAAAGAGCAGAGAATGAAGACATAAGATAAGCTGCACAAATAACCATGTCGATCAACAATATGCAGGTTTATGATCACATAAAGGACTGCTGCTATTGTCTTCCTTGAAACTACCAATGGGGTGCCCTTGGACAAGGCCTTCCTGTGCTTTAACAGCTCTCTTTTCTGGGAGTACTGGGCAACGTCACAGTTTAAATGCCATTGAAgacacataaataacaaaaagaactCACGGATCATGGTTGATCTGCCACTGATTGATGAAGACACAGGTGTCTTTGGGAATGAAGTAGCCATTCAGAGATGTGTCTTTTGTCGTGCTGAAAAAGAAGGACAGTGTTTATCCATTGGGCATTTACAGGTTTATATCCCCCGTATTTGTGGAGCTGGGATAGGTATGTCTTTGTTCTATGTTCCTATGCTGTGCTCTGGGAAAATTTACATGTCATTAACACATCTAAAAGAGAGTAACCTCACCAGTGGGGGATGGTGAAGGGCAGGAATGAAGAATGGCGAAACAGTTCCATGATGAAGGCCTCGAGAAGCGGTAAGTTGGGTTTATCAGAGAGCACAGGAGTGCGATCCAGACCCACTTTCTCCtctggaaaaagaaataattcaCCATTACTTCAAGATGAGGATTGAGGTATCAGTTTATGGTGCTGTCCCACGTTTTTACTTGATTAAAGAATCACAACGAAAGGCTTTGAGAGCAGAAACATGTGCCTTCCTGCATTACATTTTGACTGTTTAGTCAGTGGTGAAATGAAATCTGTCCTGTGATAGGAATAGATACTCCAATGAGTATCTAAATATCTAAAACAGTttaattgttgggtttctgtaaataacatcacagagtttggtctagacctgctcttttctgaaaagcgcaatgagatacctgttgttgtgatttgccgctatattaataaaattgaattgaattgaaatactTACTAATTTCTTGATAAAGCCTTTCCTGTATCTCTGGGTACGCCACCAGGTACATCACAGACCAAGACAGGCCAGTGGAGATTGTGTCAAAacctggaagaagaaaaaacacaacttctGTGAAGACACTTGTCTGTTATTTATTCGTGAAGGAGTCACTTCTGATCAGAAGTTCAACTTACCAGCTCCAAACAGGTCATTGACAATCCCTacaatcttctcatctgacaCATGGAGATTTGAGTTCTCATCCAGCTTCCTGTCCTCACAGTGATCAATTAGGGAGTCGGTGATGTCACGAATGTTGTCCTGAAAGAAGATGATCAGGCAATCTTAACAAATCTCAaacaaaatctctttttcattAACCCTTCTTATGTGTTGGAAAGCTGCACACAGTTTTTTGGTGTTAGATTTGACCCGTGATTTAGCTCAGACAAAAATACTGATTACAATGATTATTATCCAATTTTTTTCTCACGTCATTGTTAACttattattatgtattcatTATATGGAAACactcttttaaatgtaatttgtatgGCCCTGTTGGTCTTTGATCAAGAAGCTACAGCCTCCCCCTCCCCcaggtgtgttttttcaatCTCATCTAACAAACACCCTTCCATGTTTTGTTGTCTTAGAATACTCATGTCTGGATATCATGAAGCCTTGttccaataaaaaaagtaaatggtaGTTTTTACACATATGGACTTGTGAACGAGtccaaacattaaaagaaaaatggactAAATTCATATTCATGACTGATTTAGTGTGTGGCGTACCTTGTCATATGTGGCATAGTGCTCGCTGACGATCTTCATCACAAACTTGTTAAAGCGGACATTGATGTCCAAGAACTTCTTCATTGTTGGGCTGGGCAGGATTTGAAGAAAAGGGATGAAGTCTGCAGGGTTACCGCTTCCCGCTACCTGGCCGAACTCATCACTGAGGTAAACAAGGCTCAACAGCTCCTGGTCATCGTGGCTGTAGCGTCGGCCGAAGCACATTCCACAGATCACATTAGCAACGGAGACAACAATGTGGCGGAAGGGGTCAAAGCTGCCGTCAGCCTTCATAATATTGTTGAGCTGTTTGATCAGATACTCTCCCTCTTTGCAGATGTGTTCCTCCAGCATGCAGGAGTACTCAGGGGTGGTGCCATCCAGGTTGGAGAAGGAGCGCAGAGCGCTGTAGGCCAGCTTTCTACGGGTACGCCAGATGCCGGCCTGGTCGGTGCTGAAGGCCAGACTCTTGCCATCATTGATGAACTTGAACGAGTACAGGTCGGGTCTGCCCGCAAACTCCTCCCCTTGCTTGACAAGAGCCTGTCGAACTGTTTCACTGCCACTCAGCACAACCACAGGACGCATGCCGATCTGGATCTGGAAGATGTGGCCGTAGCGCTTGCTCATGGCAGTTAGACTCAGGTAAGGTTTGCTGCCCATCTCCAGCACATTCCCAATGATAGGAAGGGGCTTTGGTCCAGGCAGCCGACGGAGCCCCTCAGGAATATCAGTGTGGAAAAACTTAATGATCAGGTATACCAGACACACCGTTATCATAGCAACTAAACTCTCAGATACCGACACCGTACCAATGAATGGTAGCATCATTAGCCCCATGATGACAACTCCTTTTTTATCTGACTCCTGCACAACCTGAAAATTAAATAGGAGGGGCATTAGAGTAGTGAAGGCAGGGAGGAGGACACAAGATTGTGCAACATGTTGACTACATGCATAAACTTTAAAGTAACTGAACACTGTCACACGGTATATTTTAGTTATTAATTGTCTCCATAGGTTCACATATTGCACAAAATCACACCTTACAAGGCCATGCACAGGAGGCTATCTAAAGTCTCATAAAACTACTAGAAATCCCATAAATACAGCACaatgattgaaaatgaattagCATATTAAAGGTTGCAAGTGCAAAGAAAACTCCTAATTATTAACAGCTATGCGTGCAAAGTAATGTCCACTGGGCACTCTGTCTtcaaacaaatatattaaactTACCTTAGTGGAAAGAGTAACAATGTTGTAATCCCAGAAGTACTTTTTGAGATAATGAAAATTCGGTTTAGCAGAGACAATGTACAAGTTTACTCTCTCCCAAAACAGAAATAGGCTGTTGCTTTATAGTGTGCTCCACAGCTTCATTGGCTGCTGTTCatgacgtctctctctctctctctctctctctctctctctctctctctctctttctctctctctctctctctctctctctctctttctctctctctctctctctatctctctctgtccgttTGTCATGAATGAAGTTTAGTACAgagaaaaggtgtgtgtgtgtgtgtgtgtgtatgtgtgtgtgcgtgtgtgggggtgggtgggtgtatGTTGGTGTGTGCgggtgagtgcgtgcgtgcgtgcgcctGCCTGTGCCAGACCAACATTAGTTTGAAACTGCATGTAACTGaatgaaatgtacatttcacAGTTGTTGAGAGATTTTGTGTAGGCAGTCAGGACTTTATAGCCCAAATGCGTTTGATGTTTTATAGTGTTTGGGCAGATAAGACGTACAATAATAGACATCACAGGTAAGTATAATTTCCACCACTATAAAAATATTTCCAATCTCTGATAGCGTTCTTCAATTGCATGTCACCACTGTTCTGCAGGTTGTTTACAACAgatttgttatgttattttttggggctatACATCcgcatttaaataattaaaaaggcactttaagtgttcttgCTTTGACTAATATTGAGTTCACTGATGCATAAACCTTTTTCATCTAACTTTCCTGTGATCAAAATATCCAATCCACTCGGCTATGACATCTAAGGCTAAATTAATTAAGGCGATGGCAGGTTGGGTGCATCTCACGAATCCCTGTGGATCACGCTATCGCTCAGTTAAGCCTTTGATGAGGTGACACTGTGAGTCCATTGAATTTCTGCCTTTTGAAGTCTATCCTGTAGTATTAAAAAGTTCAGATTTGGGTGTGAGAATAGGAGTTTATGCCAACTTCCACAGCAACCACCCAGGCAGCTTTCAGCTTTCCTGATACACAACGCTGAAATGCCATGTCGTGCTTGTACCTGTTCGTTCTCCGCATGGAGTTAAAGATTGACCAGTTGCGTGAGAGCGCAGCGTTCAAACCCTCACCTCCCCTTTGAAGAGGATGCGGGGGAGGGGGCGCAGCACTGCTGGAGTGCAAGGGTAGATGAGTGCAATACCATTTGTCCTCTTTTCAACCTTTTATACCCAGAGAGCTTTTTCTAAGTAGGCATTTCACATTCAAAGCTCCGTTTCTCTGTGTCCTTTGGGAGATCAAACAAGCACAATAGCCTACCTATCTGGAAAAATGATAACTTAATTTGAACGATGGACTAAGAAATGAGAATTATAAGCATAGTCtactacttttttaaaaacatttaaatacagttcAATGGCACACCTCACCCCTGGGATTAGCGCAGTCCAACCGCTGTCTGTCCGTAATTGTGTGGCGCCATATAGGTGTTGCACTCAAATCTGTGACATGTAAGTTTGTGACTGGAAAGGCGAATAGATTCATACACCAAACACAGGGCGACTGTTTGAATGACTTGAAAGTATGACCATGATAAAAGTAGGATTCATTTTCCTCTTTCAAGCTTTTCTATTCTACTTTGTCCACATGGTAAACTAAGTAGGCCTACCTACATTTCCTCAAGTAATTTGCTTAAGTACCAATTTTGAcgtactttctacttctactttactacatttcaaagagaaaagttgtactttttttactccactagattaatctgacagctttagttaccagttactttatAATGTAggatttttgattaaaaata
The Etheostoma cragini isolate CJK2018 chromosome 1, CSU_Ecrag_1.0, whole genome shotgun sequence genome window above contains:
- the LOC117943526 gene encoding cytochrome P450 1A1, which encodes MGLMMLPFIGTVSVSESLVAMITVCLVYLIIKFFHTDIPEGLRRLPGPKPLPIIGNVLEMGSKPYLSLTAMSKRYGHIFQIQIGMRPVVVLSGSETVRQALVKQGEEFAGRPDLYSFKFINDGKSLAFSTDQAGIWRTRRKLAYSALRSFSNLDGTTPEYSCMLEEHICKEGEYLIKQLNNIMKADGSFDPFRHIVVSVANVICGMCFGRRYSHDDQELLSLVYLSDEFGQVAGSGNPADFIPFLQILPSPTMKKFLDINVRFNKFVMKIVSEHYATYDKDNIRDITDSLIDHCEDRKLDENSNLHVSDEKIVGIVNDLFGAGFDTISTGLSWSVMYLVAYPEIQERLYQEIKEKVGLDRTPVLSDKPNLPLLEAFIMELFRHSSFLPFTIPHCTTKDTSLNGYFIPKDTCVFINQWQINHDPELWKEPSSFNPDRFLDTDGTEVNKIEGEKVMMFGLGKRRCIGEVIARNEVYLFLAILVQKLRFHAMPGEPLDMTPEYGLTMKHKRCHLRATMRVRNEE